A section of the Anticarsia gemmatalis isolate Benzon Research Colony breed Stoneville strain chromosome 28, ilAntGemm2 primary, whole genome shotgun sequence genome encodes:
- the LOC142984914 gene encoding protein dj-1beta-like, producing MVLVGRLIKTVFSSKQTVNFLPNLSLAYSSVCGTMSKSALVILAQGAEEMETVITVDMLRRAGVTVTMAGLDGDAPVLCSRQITLVPDKSLSDALAASPQYDAVILPGGLEGSDRLSKSEVVGTLLKEHEKSGKIVAAICAAPTAFVAHGVAINKKVTSYPTTKDKIPADKYTYVEGERVVVDGNIVTSRGPGTAYWFGLTLIELLAGKEKSDQVEKGMIISGY from the exons ATGGTTCTTGTTGGAAGgttaataaaaactgttttttcatcaaaacaaacagttaaTTTCCTTCCGAACTTAAGTTTAGCGTATAGCAG TGTGTGTGGAACCATGTCTAAGTCAGCTCTAGTGATTCTGGCGCAGGGTGCCGAGGAGATGGAGACTGTTATCACCGTAGATATGCTTCGAAGAGCAGGT GTGACAGTCACAATGGCAGGTCTTGATGGTGATGCTCCTGTGTTGTGCTCCAGACAAATCACTCTAGTGCCTGATAAGTCTTTGTCTGATGCACTCGCTGCCAGTCCACAGTATGATGCT GTGATCTTGCCAGGAGGTCTGGAAGGTTCCGACCGTCTCTCCAAGTCGGAAGTGGTTGGTACATTGCTGAAGGAACATGAGAAATCTGGCAAAATTGTCGCTGCTATCTGTGCTG CGCCAACAGCTTTCGTAGCGCACGGCGTGGCCATAAACAAGAAAGTGACGTCATATCCCACTACCAAAGACAAGATACCGGCTGACAAGTACACTTATGTTGAAGGCGAGAGAGTCGTTGTCGATGGCAATATTGTTACTAGCAGG GGCCCAGGAACAGCCTACTGGTTCGGCTTGACGCTGATCGAACTGCTAGCAGGCAAAGAGAAGTCTGACCAAGtggaaaaaggcatgataatCTCCGGTTACTAA